One Scophthalmus maximus strain ysfricsl-2021 chromosome 7, ASM2237912v1, whole genome shotgun sequence genomic window, GCAGTGCCCACAAAGATGCACAGCCGTctgcaggagctgaagaaggaagaggagactcTCCTCAAAATCAAAGTGATGTTGCAAGACCAACTGAACAGActgaaagtgagtgagtgttgtCGGAGTAgggtgtgttggtgtttgtgatACCTGTGAGTTCATGCATCACATTGTGTTCacattgtgtttcagtttgaagAAGGGGCCTTGAAATCCATCATCAATGCTCAGACAGAAGAAGGAGCCTCTCAGCGCCTATCCCCGGAAACTGAGGTAAATGACTGTACCTGCGAGAGAGTCATGGGACAACCCTCGCTGAATGCTCATATACCACAGTCTGTCATATTCAGATAAAATCAACAGTAGCTTTGTCTCATGTTTGTTGATAATTGAACATTCAAGTTGAAATGTGCACTACTGGTACACCACACATCTGTGCTGTCTTGCTAGTGATGTGGCAGTTTAGATGACCTCAGTGATTACATTTACATCCACGCTTAAACCAGGTCACTCAGACTAATATAGTGAAGatcaaaaaaacagcagttaaCATGTTAATTACCAATTACTTACTTGAAAActtcattttaagattttagcCGATGCCTGTGCTCACAAGGCCAATACACAGAAAGTGTTATCATACACTTCTGCAAAGTTTGGTTGTGTTGACTAAtggtcatgttttttaaatttgatataATAGGTAGAGTGCAGGTTTATTGAAAGCCAAAGCGCTTATTATTTGTCTCATTCTCTCTGCTTTGGATGTTTTAAAATCATCTCCCAGCATTGATAATTGTTGCGATAGTTATTGTTTGTGAAAACTGTTAATAGATGCCTTTCTCAATGGCATGGCAGTTGCTGTTTGTGAACACCAATTCATTCACATGTTCTCAGTGCCAGTTTATTACAACAATTACCTGTGGTAGTCATGATCATTCTTACTGAGTTCGGTTTTTTAGTCCCATAGATTGAATAATCAGATTATTCCAGTGTGTGTAAAGGCACTGACTAAAAGATTTCAaagatgttatttttatttgttttatatgcattttttgctttcatttagCAGCTCAGAGACTGAATTATATGATGGAATTTACACTTTTTCTACACTGAACATCTTTCGCTCATTTTGAGAGTGATAATAATACTTTTACTTTGTCTTGTCAAGATGCTTGTAGCATTTTCTTCCCTGTCTGAATTGGAAAAAACTCCAGTTTCTGCTGCGAATACACCATAAATCAGGATTTCCTTAAACATGAAGTGAAAAATAGGATCACGATTTAACTGTATTTCAAACATCTCTGCATCTGTTGGCTGAAAGTTTTGTACTTAAATCgttattaattacttttttatgtttcaggTTCAAGTTAACCTTGATGATGAGAGCGAGATCAATCAAACCAAGCTGCTACTGAATGCCGCTGTAGATTatgacatggaggaggaggaagatgaagaagatgaggaggaggaagaagatgaagaagattaTGAAAATGAGCTTGGACTTGTGcctgaggaggatgaggatgaagatgattaCTGAGATATTCAGTGGCTTCTATGTTTGCACCACTGAATAAGgctgtttctttgttcacctgTTTTGTACTACCAGTTGTTAAGTTTAATTTATTTGGATGAAGTGAGTAGCAGTTTAAGTGTAATGGTGTGCGGTAACAGTATATTCTTCTTTgcctgatttcatttcatttcatttcattcatttgaaacCACATTAGACTCCTCGTGTCAAACATTGTGACAAACTGTGAGAAAGGTCTCACTAAGATGCAGTAAGACAGTGTTCGTAGGTGCTTAATATATAGCTAACTAGATATGTTGTGCAGAAGATCAGAAACTGAGCATCAATTCACTTGAGGATCAGATGTTGAGATATGTCTGTTGGCATGAAAATGTATGGCTGGGCCATATAAGAATATAGTGTGTATACACTGTAAGAAATGATAATTGtaagcacaaaataaaatgttttgcataGTGTTCACCGGACTGATTTTATAATGTGCACTTTTGTGAGGATAAAGAGAACCCCTCTGAGGAAAATGCAGTTTTCCCTATAACAAACTGTGGTTAATGATGGGGATAGAAAATATACTGAAAAGACATGGCATTTTCTCTTGTGAGACACTTTTAGAAAGAAAATAGGTTAATTAAGCGGTCGAGAGAGCAGATTGAGATTTGGTGAAAATGCAGATATGAGTCTGTGAATACAGAACAGGGTTTATTCTATACCAACTGAACTCCTTTGTAGATAAGAAAATATCGACAGTTTTATGCCTCTTTTATAgaaagcattttaaaactgacaacgatttgctcatttttttcccccttgtcaAAAGTATAAGAACAGAATCCAAGTGGTTCATCTCAGCGCTTTTTATTTACTTACTAAGTTTCTTTATGAAAACTCAACTGAGGGACAATTTAAATTCTAGTTTTACACCAACATGCTTCCCAACATACTGTAATGTTAATGAAATGTTATTCATGTTTGCAGGCAATATGAGGATATGTCTCGTTCTCTGTACTCAATTAAGGTGAAACCTACATTAAATTGTCCTAACCTGACCCAGGCGAATGGGTAATGCAGTGCAAACACTTTCCACCGGCATACCATTCAGCATTTTCTAAACATCTAAAACAAAGCAGCGAGCCTCACAATGAGGCCAGCTTTCACACGGACAGCGGGGACAGCTCTGGAGAAGGGTGGTGCAACATACAATAGAGACTGCACCGACAGATATATTCTACATGGTCTGCTGTTTCAGGAGAACAGCCATTCACCCAGAGACTTGGGCCCAGCACACACCCGCTGCAAATGAATTCTTCTTAAGGTACATGGGCTGTTTGACAACTTATTCTGCACATTTGTTGTGAATTTTACTTTATGGAGTAATTATAATGGATCTTGCACTAGGGATTTGAAAGACATTTGCAGGAGGTATACTGAAACAAattttttccaatattttcaTTGGATATATGTCTAAGCTTTGAAAAATATAATAGATCAGTGTCCATAGTTTTGAATTATTATGTAAACCCTATGCTTCAAAACCATTTTAGAATTATAAGACTATAAGAATAATATCTGATGCTCCTGGACACCTGAAGTGGAACTCACTTACAAACttaattcttttcattttctcagagATGTGAGAAACAATGTTTTGAAGTTTTCCAATTCAAATTTGGTCTATTTTTGTTGGAAAAGTCCGTCCATTGTCATGTGACTGTGCTGCGTAAATATATCAACCTCTCTAACATCAACTTTGCTTACAGAGGTGAAACCATAGTTTGTATGGGATCTGTCTGCCTCAGCAAGATCGGCTCTCACCCCATTGAGTCTGAATAGGGGTATTTGGCTCTGCATTGGGGACGTGGAATCCTCGTAGCGCATCACGTTGGACACTTCCAGAGCGCTTAATGTGATTTAAAGAAGTCTTTTCTGGTACTTATTTAGACAATTTGGGGAAAGAGGGTTATAGGCATTGTGTATATTTGCTCTGGATATACTGTAACAACACGTTTGCTTCAGATCAAGCTTATAGTTGTGTGACTAAGTGTTGAATGGCTCTTTTCTGTCCACAGACGTCTGTGAGGGACTGGAGCAGAACCAGACAGTGACTGTGCTGCAGGCTCAGGAGTAACATGCTGCCCCGCTGTGCATACGGTGTGtgccatgtgtttgtgttggtgctGTGTCTGTCTGCGGCTGAGGACTTCGACTGGACAAAGAACGACCACGGCTCCTTCTATTATGGCACTTTTCCAGCTGGTacacacaactttttttctgctgtgggAAGATACAGTACATTTTAGTTATTTAGTAAATGGTGATATTATTATTCTCAAGAGCTGGTCAGAGTTGAATGGTTGATGCCATTGTTGTATTTATTAGGATTTTCGTGGGGTGCCGGCAGTTCAGCCTATCAAACAGAAGGAGCCTGGGACAAAGATGGAAAAGGATTGAGCATCTGGGATGTGTTCAGTCATAAGAAAGGCAAAATCCAACTCAATGACACTGGGGATTCCTCCTGTGAGGGCTACTACAGAGTCAAGGTGTGGGATCAGGTGTGGTGTGTCTGAGAGATATGGAGACaacagaaaaggaaattaaatatttcactccattgtgtgtgtgtgtgtgtgtgtgtgtgtgtgtgtgtgtgtgtgtgtgtgtgtgtgtgtatgtttcacaGGATGATGTTTCTTTGATGAAGGAGCTGAAACTAAACCACTATCGCTTCTCCATCTCCTGGCCTAGACTCATCCCTACTGGCATAAAGTGTGAGTAACTGCTGTCAACTGCAGCCCTtaataaactctctctctcacacacaaacacacacacacacacacacacacacacacacacacacacacacacatatgaattGTTTGCCAACTGCTAAATCTGAACCATTGTCTACATTTTTTATCACAATTGACAGCTGACCATGTGAATGAAAAAGGAATACAGTACTATGGCGACCTGATTGACCAtctgctggaaaacaaaatcactcCCATTGTCACTCTATATCACTGGGATCTTCCCCAGGTTGGTAGATGCAAAAATAATGACGATCTCCAACTTTAACCGCTGTATCTTTTGCAGTACTAcctttcctctctgcttttttaGGTCTTACAAGAAAAATATGGTGGATGGCAGAATATAAGCATGGTCAACCATTTCAATGAATTTGCTAACCTGTGCTTTGAAAGATTTGGTAACCGAGTCAAGTATTGGATCACGTTCAACAATCCATGGGTATGTTCAATATAAACACCCACcttgtatcatatttttttttttaaataatagaaCTTGGGTGAACATTTTCTTGAATGCACCGTTATTGCACTAATACTCCTCTGAACCACAGTCAGTAGCAGTTGAAGGCTATGAGACCGGTGAGCATGCTCCTGGACTGAAGATGAGAGGCACAGGTGCATACAAAGCTGCCCACCACATAATCAAGGTATTAGAATGCAAAAAGTATTCAGTTAAATTattgaaaacacagagaaacgcTTGATCGAATACTTAAACATCTTCTTTTCGCAGGCACATGCTAAAGTTTGGCACACCTATGATACACAatggaggggaaaacaaaaaggtaaagAGGAGGACAGCTCTGAGAGTAAAACCGCGCCTTAATTCAGTACTTGCCATTCCGCACTACTTTCTGTTTGAATGTGAGAGCTGCTGTTCACACCTGCAGGCCTGGTCGGTATCTCTCTGTCTGGGGATTGGGGAGAGCCAGTGGACATCAGCAACCAGAAAGACATCGAAGCAGCTGAGAGATATGTCCAGTTCTACCTGGGCTGGTTTGCCACACCCATCTTTCACGGCGACTACCCTCAAGTAATGAAAGACTTCATCGGTGGGTTGAATTGTGAGCAGTCTCATCCTGGAGTAATGTTAGTCATTGTCAAAGGAATGAATCACTTCTTGTGATTGTTTGTGCAGGAAGGAAGAGTGTCCAGCAGGGCCTCGGCACGTCTCGACTGCCCACATTTTCCCCCCAGGAGAAAAGCTACATCAAGGGGACCTGTGACTTCCTCGGCATCGGCCATTTCACCACCCGCTACATCACCCAGAAGAACTACCCGTCAGGCCGCAGTAGCAGCAGCTACTTCACCGACCGTGACCTTGCTGAGCTGGTTGATCCTCGATGGCCTGACCCCGGCTCAGAATGGCTCTACTCTGTGCCCTGGGGTTTCAGACGTCTGCTCAATTTTGTCAAGGTGACAACCAGTGTATAATGTGCAGCACAATATGCACAGCAGGCTTGTTGACATTTGCTCTATCGCAGCACTCTGCAACCCTAGTTAAATGAAATCAATGTGACTTTCTGTATATCATTTGTCCATAGACTCAGTATGGAAACCCAGTGATTTATGTGACAGAGAATGGAGTCTCTGAGAAGATGCTGTGCACAGAGCTGTGTGATGACTGGAGGATACAGTATTATAAAGACTACACCAACGAGATGCTAAAAGgtgaataaaaaacatacatattgctcaacaaaataaaaaaataaaaactattccTTAACTTAACTATAGTTAGGAGCAAATTAAGTCTAATCCAACTTCTCTGTTCCCTGTGGTGTCACTCAGCTATCAAAGATGGGGTCAATGTGAAGGGCTACACCGCATGGTCCCTGCTGGACAAGTTTGAATGGGATGAGGGCTACTCCGAGAGGTTTGGCTTGTACTATGTGGACTTCAGGAATAAAAACAAGCCTCGCTATCCCAAAGCTTCTGTCCAGTTTTACAAGCGCATCATCAGCTCCAATGGATTTCCCAaccagagagaggtgagagaaacGATGCATTCACTGCAAAGACCTACTCCGAATCCTTCTCCTTCTGGaggatttattttaaacacTATGTCCCAGATACAGATAAGACAATTTCTCCTGAAATGAAGGCAtgtcgattaatcggttaatAATCGATGTATGTCACAAAAATGAGTCAGTGATGATGTGTGACCCTCACAGGTTGAGAactggaggaggaaggcagTTGAGACATGTTCTTCTAGCAACCACCTCCTAGCGGCAGGTGAGCTCATCTCTAACATCCCTGACTTTCTCTGTTATCAGAGGTGAACACCTAGCTGGGGTAAACAAATAAAGATTCTGCCCTAAATATCAAAAACTTGCAAACAGAATCCAATgcaataaatatacagtataattatAATTTGACTTGAATGTGTCGCTGTTATTTAAGCACCTTAGAAAACACTTGAACAAATTATTAGTTGAATAAGAATtctggaaaatataaaatatagttGACAAAATCTCCTACAGATTATCTGAGGTATCTTCTTTGTTTGCCCCTCCAGCTAGAAGAAAATCCAAGGAACATGCAGAAATGCCAAAGGTTTGGCCAGTGCATGATGAAGTTTAGAACTTTATGGTATATGTCTTCTgtttatcctttttcttttctttctctcttgcttTGTGGCTGTGGATTTAGATATGACTAACAGAGTTGTGCCTCTGCAGTTTAACACTAAGACTTGCCTTTAAAACAAGCTTGTGCTCCCTGTAGACAGCGTGCTACTGCCTCTTCATTCGTCTTCAGTTATAATAGTGCGCTTAAATCTAATTTGCTACCAAAAACAGCCCTCTGCTGATTACACAACAGCTTCGACAAAAGCTCAGTAAACATAAAGCTCATCAGTGGACTTCTGCCCACGGGGTATTTCATAGAGCAGAACTGTAAATTCAACCAGATAACACAATTCCAGTGAAACTGTCTTGATACATATCTGAATTgaatttagaaaacaaaacttcaCCATGAATTTAGGAACAGGATTCAGCCATGCATGATTGCTGATGACTGCTCATgataaataacatttcagaaGATAAGATCAGATTTAGTTATTTGGCTGTGGTGCTAATGCTGCTTTATGAAATATTCCCCAATACCTGCATGCAGTTCTCAAAGGGTTAAAGTGCCGTTAATCAACTCTGagtcatttctctttttttattagagGAACAGCGGAGTTCTGCTGCCAATATACTAAGACTTATACATGGTAAGGAATCACTCATGacaattataaattatataaagGATGATTTGATTTAGGGGTAGGGATATTAACCCTTTGAGTGCTGTGCTTGAGCATGATTACTGGCTTAGTGAGCAGTGTCTGAACAACACAATAATGCTTAGTGagttaacgtgtgtgtgtatttgtgtgctttGCAGACCCTTTGACCAGCCACATGGAGATGGTAACTGAGATTGTTGTTCCCACCGTGTGCACACTCTCTATTTTGCTCAGTGCCATCTTCCTCATGTTCCTGCTGCGGAGGCGGAACTAGAAAGTGTGCATGTttacaacaacatcaacacacctatatatatatatatacacaagcacacaaacactcctgtAGTAAATGCATAATTTCTTTAATGGACCATGTGTGAACATGAATGCATTATTTGAACTGAAGAGAATTACTGACTTTATTAATTTGACGTGTTTACAGTGTTTGCTGTAAAAACATTGGTTTAGCCTAGAACAATGAATATATTTACAGACACTCAAACTGTTTGGAAAGCCCTGCAAAATGTTGGATTTTCGTATTAAAATTTTGATGTGGAATATGACCATTGCAAACAGCCCTGATGATCtactgtattttgtgttttcatttggctGAAGGTGGGAGCTGGTCTGCAAAAAAGCTCCACAATCTCTTTCAACTGCTCTACATAGtacaacattttagaaaaatacaataataaagaaatggttacAAAACCCCTGACAGGGTGAAATAACCTATATACAAAGGACTGAAAGTTGTTAATTGAAAACctttaacaagaaaaaacagtatATAAACAGAAATCCCTTGGTTTTGAAAATCTGGTATTTTGAAACATGTTAATTGCTAATGAGGATTTCAAATATGAGAACAAACACCTTTGTTGTTTAGTCGTTAGCTGTGTAAATTTATGCAAAGTTGACTAGACTGCAGCACACCATGGTGGAGAAGAAGGCGGGATCCTCACTGTCCCCATTCACCGTTTCATTTGGGTAAtctaaaaacagcaaaaacacaatAGTTATCATTGCTTTACTGGGGGTAGTTACTACTTGCATATATATTGCATTCATATTTGGTGCAATGTATGAAGATCACCTGTTTCGAAGATGACATGATCAACCATTGGTCTGTCACTGAGCTGTAAGGACGTCCTGACTTCTCGGGGACCGTGGCCACTGGACACCTCAGCTCCCCACAAAACTGGTTGCTCACTGTGGAACATTAGGGATAAGACAGTGGCCCATGTTTAAACTTTATAATACGTTGTAATTTAAAACCAGATCTAAGTGTTGAGGCACAATCCGATCACAGAAGTCCGactttctgtttcactttttttgaaaaacataacTAGTCTGTGTTTAAGCAAGAATGAAGAGACACATATCacaatttaatttacaaatttCTTTAGACAAAATGAAACAGTTAGTTTGCAAATGAATGCAGGCCTTACCTCTGGTAAAAATGGCTGATCAGGGCTGGTTTCATTTGGAGTTTGAATTCATGTTCCTCATCATATGGGTTTGTTTTGTAGTGCTGCAAACATGATCTGTGAGAAAGGAGATGGAACAAGATATTCAATTGTCTTCTTTGAGTGTTTTcaaaagcgctatataaatttgatgtattattattattatcattaattttCTAACTCAATGTCACCtataaaaacagacaatttGCATAATCGTGCAGGAAAAGGCTTTATTTACTGTGTAAGAAGGAACTGCCGGTCGTAGGGCAAACCCAGGAATGTACCGCAGGTGACAATTATTTCCAGCAGGTGGTGCAGTTTTCTGAGTCGGATCACTTGCTGTTGAAGATCAACCTCAGTGCTCAGGTAGTAACACTGTGGAGCAAAATACTCAAACTCAATATTTAATCaagaatcatttaaaaatagcaTTCAGTTTAAGTCATAAGCTTACCAAATGGTTTAGAGTCGTCAATTCCTCACCTAAGAAAGAAATTGACAACCCACATAAACAATAGTTGAATCTCGAAGCCTATTGTTCTTATTGATTATAATGCAGTGAGGTTTATTATCAATCTAAAAAAGGGGCAGAGTTTAACGGAGAATCAGAATGATAAGTTAGGGGTTTACCAATGAGGTAGTTAATGTAATCCTTTCTCATCTTGTCGAGACCCATCTCTAGCAGCATGTGGACAGGGATGACACCTGTGAGAGACACGTGCTCGATCTGCTGGTGGTAGGACTGCAGGATGAGCTTGCtgagggagctgctgctgtctctgtGAATCTGGGGGAAGTGACAcacataaaagcaaaaaaccTTTACAGACAACAACCTTCTGCCTTTTTGCTGTGATAAACAATTTTCAGAGGCTGCATCATGCCATACCCACGGTTTGATGTCTCCGTATCTCAGAGCGTCGATGACCAATTTGAGACAGTCTCCAATGTCTTGACATGAAGTCACACCTGCAATGCAAAAGatcaatacaattttaaaaaacacaagaaaatgatTGCCATTGCCTGATTTTGTTTCATCAAATGCAAGAAAAGGACTCACTCTTTCTCATGCGAACCCACAACTGTTCCACAAAATCTAATTCGCCTCGTTCCAAGAGAGAGTTGAAAATGGGAGTGTCGGTCTCAGTTTTCGGCTTTGTGCTCTTTCAGAGAAGATTGggagaaaagatgaagaaggCGGGAAGCTACCACATATACTCTAACATGAATACATAATGAAAAGGTCTTTTACTTTTAACATTATCATACCTCAACTGTTTTTGCAGCCTGATCTT contains:
- the snapc5 gene encoding snRNA-activating protein complex subunit 5, producing MHSRLQELKKEEETLLKIKVMLQDQLNRLKFEEGALKSIINAQTEEGASQRLSPETEVQVNLDDESEINQTKLLLNAAVDYDMEEEEDEEDEEEEEDEEDYENELGLVPEEDEDEDDY
- the lctlb gene encoding lactase-like b isoform X3, producing MLPRCAYGVCHVFVLVLCLSAAEDFDWTKNDHGSFYYGTFPAGFSWGAGSSAYQTEGAWDKDGKGLSIWDVFSHKKGKIQLNDTGDSSCEGYYRVKDDVSLMKELKLNHYRFSISWPRLIPTGIKSDHVNEKGIQYYGDLIDHLLENKITPIVTLYHWDLPQVLQEKYGGWQNISMVNHFNEFANLCFERFGNRVKYWITFNNPWSVAVEGYETGEHAPGLKMRGTGAYKAAHHIIKAHAKVWHTYDTQWRGKQKGLVGISLSGDWGEPVDISNQKDIEAAERYVQFYLGWFATPIFHGDYPQVMKDFIGRKSVQQGLGTSRLPTFSPQEKSYIKGTCDFLGIGHFTTRYITQKNYPSGRSSSSYFTDRDLAELVDPRWPDPGSEWLYSVPWGFRRLLNFVKTQYGNPVIYVTENGVSEKMLCTELCDDWRIQYYKDYTNEMLKAIKDGVNVKGYTAWSLLDKFEWDEGYSERFGLYYVDFRNKNKPRYPKASVQFYKRIISSNGFPNQREVENWRRKAVETCSSSNHLLAAARRKSKEHAEMPKVWPVHDEV
- the lctlb gene encoding lactase-like b isoform X2; this encodes MLPRCAYGVCHVFVLVLCLSAAEDFDWTKNDHGSFYYGTFPAGFSWGAGSSAYQTEGAWDKDGKGLSIWDVFSHKKGKIQLNDTGDSSCEGYYRVKDDVSLMKELKLNHYRFSISWPRLIPTGIKSDHVNEKGIQYYGDLIDHLLENKITPIVTLYHWDLPQVLQEKYGGWQNISMVNHFNEFANLCFERFGNRVKYWITFNNPWSVAVEGYETGEHAPGLKMRGTGAYKAAHHIIKAHAKVWHTYDTQWRGKQKGLVGISLSGDWGEPVDISNQKDIEAAERYVQFYLGWFATPIFHGDYPQVMKDFIGRKSVQQGLGTSRLPTFSPQEKSYIKGTCDFLGIGHFTTRYITQKNYPSGRSSSSYFTDRDLAELVDPRWPDPGSEWLYSVPWGFRRLLNFVKTQYGNPVIYVTENGVSEKMLCTELCDDWRIQYYKDYTNEMLKAIKDGVNVKGYTAWSLLDKFEWDEGYSERFGLYYVDFRNKNKPRYPKASVQFYKRIISSNGFPNQREVENWRRKAVETCSSSNHLLAADPLTSHMEMVTEIVVPTVCTLSILLSAIFLMFLLRRRN
- the lctlb gene encoding lactase-like b isoform X1, with product MLPRCAYGVCHVFVLVLCLSAAEDFDWTKNDHGSFYYGTFPAGFSWGAGSSAYQTEGAWDKDGKGLSIWDVFSHKKGKIQLNDTGDSSCEGYYRVKDDVSLMKELKLNHYRFSISWPRLIPTGIKSDHVNEKGIQYYGDLIDHLLENKITPIVTLYHWDLPQVLQEKYGGWQNISMVNHFNEFANLCFERFGNRVKYWITFNNPWSVAVEGYETGEHAPGLKMRGTGAYKAAHHIIKAHAKVWHTYDTQWRGKQKGLVGISLSGDWGEPVDISNQKDIEAAERYVQFYLGWFATPIFHGDYPQVMKDFIGRKSVQQGLGTSRLPTFSPQEKSYIKGTCDFLGIGHFTTRYITQKNYPSGRSSSSYFTDRDLAELVDPRWPDPGSEWLYSVPWGFRRLLNFVKTQYGNPVIYVTENGVSEKMLCTELCDDWRIQYYKDYTNEMLKAIKDGVNVKGYTAWSLLDKFEWDEGYSERFGLYYVDFRNKNKPRYPKASVQFYKRIISSNGFPNQREVENWRRKAVETCSSSNHLLAAEEQRSSAANILRLIHDPLTSHMEMVTEIVVPTVCTLSILLSAIFLMFLLRRRN